The genomic stretch AttgcatctttaaaaattaacattaaatcgTTATCATTTAACATACAGTTCGTGTTTCGTATTTAGATTTCCCCAGTTGTCCTAGTTGGAGCATTTTGCACCTCAATCCAGGATCCGCTGAAGGTTCTTGCACTGCACTTGGTAATCTCCCTTCAGTCTTAATCCAGAAACACCAGCCTTTGTGTTGCATGAACTACAGTTTTTTTGGAAGAATCCAGGCAAATTGTCTTCAAAGTATTCCATATTCTGAATTCGTCTGATTGTTTCTTCGAACTGATTTACGTTAAATATTTTACCGGCCATCAGAAGGCACAAACGTCAGGTTGTCACACTATTGGTGATGCTGTATTTGAGCGCCAGATCTCTCCATTGCAAAGGcgcatttttccttttgtaattaagTAAATGGGGTTGAGATTCTGTGAATATTCACCCAATGGTTTTAGCATCCTTTAATGATACTTGCCTGAATCAATTATGTTAGGAGAGTGCAGAAgggtgatttttctaattcttaaatTCCTTCTACGCTTATTAAGTGGATTTATTCAGTAAAGAACTTGGGTCTTACCTCCCTTCTCccgtttttattttaatgtatcatAATCTAGCACCATCATTATCCTTTTTGATGCTCAAACTGTTCCAAATTTGTCCAGTGGGACCCACTTCACTCTGGCTCCTGTGTTATTAGTCTTGGAGTACTTCCTTGCTTTTTGGCGCAAGATGTTCTAGGCTTAACTGTACATTTCCTGTCCCAGACCCAATAtaagccatttctccaaggagccctgatATCTTTTAGTGAGGCATGGTATTTAGAAACTGGGCCATCATTGCTTATAGGCCCTTTCAGTGGAGAGAGctaaaaaaatgagttaaagggcacctggctggctcagtcagtagagcatgcgattcttcGTCTTGGgcctgtgagttcaagccccacatagggtatagagcttacatttttaaaaaaatagaaataaataaatgagtttataCTAATACCTCCAATTCAAGTCCAACACCACAGGGTTCTCCCTCACTTTTCCCCATTTCATATTTCTGTCTTGGTTCTCTTACAATTAAAATTCTGGTTCCCAACATCCATATATTGACTCTTTTCAGAATTACAAGGTGGATACCACTACCAACAATACACCTAAGTAAAGTTCAGAAGTTCTTTGCAGTTTTTTGTCCTTAGAATATATCCTATTAAGGATATATAGTGTACTGTGTGTAAAAATTACttgaaccatttttttcccctctgtggagttgtttctgtttttattcaacTTTACGATTtgcttttaatatacttttttatataatttaatttttaaaatatgtaaattttaaaaaaatttttttatttaaaatatgtaaattttgacATGGTTAAAAGTCAAAAGTATGTAAAAAGCTATTTCCAGAGAGGTCTTGCTCCCATGCCTATGCCCTCTACCCCAGTACCCAGCTACTCCCTGTAAGTAACCATTCCTTAATTTCTGGTTTATCcttcctgtgtttatttttttattgaggtgtaattgacatataacattctattagtttcaggtgtacaatataatgacttGATATTTGTACTTCCTatgtttctttttgcaaaaataagcaaatgagtaTACatattacttcttctttttcattacacaAAAGGTAGCATACTATATATACTCTTTCACCTTgctctttttcacttaataatttaGCCTCAAATCACAGTGTACCACTTTGTAGCACTcttcctcattcatttttatttctccttaataCTTCATTGTATGGATGTCCCTTGGAATGTTAACAGTAGTTACATTTCTAGGCCAGATGACAAACATCTGCCAAAATCTGCACAGCTGAGAAGCTGCACTTTGGTAATGAAAAGTTATAGGAGAATATAACTGCTAtactaatatttaaaacaaaaaagcaaaatggaatatatttctaaatgtactttattttttaaaaaactttacttatttgacagagagagagccagaaagcacaagaggggggcacaggagagggagaggaagaagcaggctccccgctgagcagggagcccaatgcgggccttgatcgcaagaccctgggatcatgacctgagccgaaggcagatgctgaactgactgagccatccaggcaccctaaatgTACTTTACAGTGCTTCTTAGATGCTTGTGCTTAAGGAAAAGATTCAGCAGGAGGTAGATGGAGGCTTATAGAATGGGGAaggggggagcgcctgggtggcttagtcggttaagcatctgcccagggtcctgggatcgagcccctcgttgggctcctggctcagcggggagtctgcttctccctctgccactccccctgcttgtgctctctgtcaaataaataaaatattaaaaaaaataattctaaaaaaaaaaagaatggggaaggGGACTTCACAtactataaataataaagatgCTATTCTTGACTCAAAACGTGGTTTTGTAtaaatttaccatatgacccagcaatttccaGCACTccagtatatacccaagagaactgaaaacatgtccacacaaaaccttgtacacaggggtgcctgggtggctgttggttaagcaactgccttcatctcaggtcatgatcccagggttctgggatcgagtccttcatcaggctccctgctcagtggggagtctgctcctccctctccctctgcctgccgctccccctgcttgtgctctttctctctgtcagataaataaataaaatctttaaaaaaaaaatgttgtacaCAAAGGTTCACaacagcactattcataatagctaaaaggtagaaacaatccaaatttcCCTCAATTGTAAGTAGATAAAATacggtatatccatacagtggaatattattcagcaataaaaagaaatgaagtaggggcacctgcctggctcagttggtggagcatgtgactcttgatctaggtgTCGTAAGagtcaagccccacgttgggtgtagagattataagtaaactttaaaaatccgCCCCCCCAAAATAGTAAAGCACTGTTTTAGGCAAGGTCGCCCTCTAAAGGGGAACAGAGGGGCCTATGAGTAAAtttcctagtgctgaccaggaaaaTGCATGTTGACTAGTTAAAGGTTATATTCCTGGTGGAACTGAAACTCTAGTtaagttaggtattaagtcttggttttaCTGATCTGGGGCTCCTCGCCTTAGTGGgcctgtggtttttctttttgacacTATGTACTATAGAAGATAAAAGATACATAGAACTATGGGAATTTAAAGAACACTTTACTTTCAAATGACCAAAGTTCTTTGAGGGAATAGAGCAATTCTCTTAGAGTCAAACTAGGATGCACTGAGGGGAAAAATGGGAGAGGCAATAAATATaattaggggggcgcctgggtggctcagtcgttaagcgtctgccttcggctcaggtcatgaccccagggtcctgggatcgagcctcgcatcgggctccctgcttggcgggaagcctccttctccctctcccactccccctgcttgtgttccctctctcgctgtctctgtcaaataaataaataaaatctttaaaaaaataaatataattagggaggtggggtggaggagaaagCCTTTCTTGATCTTCTCTGCAAGATAAAAGTaagtttggttaaaaaaaaaaaatccccccccccccaaaagaaataaagtaccCATAGGTGCTGCAAAATAGACAAACCTGGAAAACATGATAAATAGAGGAAGTGAGTTCCAAATGACCACATACtgggtgtgcctggctggctcagtcggtagagcatgcaactcttgatctcagggtcatgagttcaagcccgacactgggtgtagaacttacttgattaaaaaaaaaagaccacatattatttGATTCCAAGTACACGAAATGTTCAGAAAAGGCAAGTAGATTActagttgcctagggctgggggcgGGAACAGGGATTAACTGCATGAGGGATATCTTTGGGGTGagagaaatgttctaaaactggattttagttggggtgcccggctggctcagtcagttgagcatgcgactcttgatctcagggttgtagtttgagccccacctttggtgtagagattacttaaaaataaaatcttggggcacctgggtggctcagtcagttaagcatctgccttcggctcaggtcatgatctcagggtcctgggatcgagtcccacatcgggctccctgcttgacggggagcctgcttctccctctcccccccttgtgctctctctcacgctcgctcgctcactctcaaataaataaaatctttaaaaaataataaaataagggcgcctgggtggctcagttggttaagcgactgccttcggctcaggtcatgatcctggagtcccaggattgagtcccgcatcgggctccctgctcggcagggagtctgcttctccctctgaccttcccccctctcatgctctctatctcattgtctctcaaatgaataaataaaatctttaaaaaaaaaaataataaataaataaaaataaaaataaaaaataataaaataaaatcttaaaaaaactggATTTTGGTGACAGCTGTATAAGTCAGAAAATTTACTAAAAGTCATTAAACTGTATACCtgaaatgggtgaattttttggtatgtaattatattttaataaagctgtttgcaaagcaaaacaaaacacaacatggTTTTGCTCTTCCTTagtagtcactttttttttttaagattttatttatttatttgacagagagagagagacagtgagagagggaacacaagcagggggagtgggagagggagaagcaggcttcccgccgagcagggagcccgatgtgggactcgatcccaggaccctgggatcacgacctgagccgaaggcagctgcttgactgactgagccacccaggcgccccctttagtAGTCACTTAATAGTGCACCAGCGCTATATACAATTAACAGTATCAGTTCATTTTTATAACACACAGAGAAAGGATATTTTCCTGAAATaactggaagaggcaaaggaCATTAAATGTTATGTCCTATATTTACAACCCTAGTCCCTAGTACTGTAATACCTGTAACACAATAGGAGCGTGATAATTGTTTATTGAATGTAGTGTACTAAAAAATCACCCACAGGGAGCTAACTGGTCTGTCATTAGTGAAAACCAGCAGGAACAAGAGAATCAATGTTAGCAGGGAAGACAGTTCCCTACCCTGATTGTCTGAGGTAGAAAAATAAGTACAGTTACACATAGGTGCGATGTGGAATACAGTTATAGTTATTTCATCCTTTGCAAGTTGAAAGGCATTTAGAAACCACTCAAGACAAAGGAGGAGGGTTGAGGAACTGCTTTGATTTTTAGAAAGCAACAGACCCAGTAAAATCAGAAAAGTTTATTGAACAATTTAAAAGTGGTACTAGCATGTCAGTCATCATACAAATTccttttaagtataaaaatcaagatgtcagtgTCTGTTCAGGACCATCAAATGAGTCCAATACAAAATCATACTCTCAGACTTGGGGATCACATCTCCACTCATTAGAGGACGCGAGTCTGACCAGACCAAGCCCAGGCTTACATCTGAGATTTTCCCAGGCAAAGCAGGAGCAGGAGGTGCTATTAAATTAAAAGCCAATTTAAAAGATTTCAGTAGCTAAATGTAAAGTTCCCAGAGACACAGGTGACAGCCGTGTTTCTAGCCCCTTTCAACCATGAAGTCCTTGTAAGCACCTCAGGCAGCATCAATCCGAGCATCCTGAGACCAGAATACACTCGAGCAACAGGTGCTTCATTTGGCCACCCGTGGGAAAAACTCAGTGACTACATAGAGCAGTTGGCACATGTGCCCACAGGCCAGTTGACTCCTACAGTCCCCACACTACAATAATAGACCCCCACTTTCCAAAGTGCTACTGGGCCTTAGTTAAGGAGGGCCACCCTCACCCTGTTCCAGTTAACACCCTGTTCACACAGAGCCCCTACAACCCCCCCTCCAAACAGGAGGCCCTGGGTCACATGCCAGAAATAGATACAGCACATTGAAACTGAGATAGAAGACATCTACTAGACAATACTATCCATCCTGGATCCTCCACAGCTTTAGACAATGGTGTAGAAATATACACCAATGAATTACTGTATGAAGAGGAGAGTACAGGgataaaggaaaagcaaaacagaacactTTAGTCCATGGTGAGGGAAAGGAAaaccagaaggaaaggaggaagaatagTGAGCTTATGTAACCTTTCACTTTCTAACAACACTTGGTATCTGCTCAACCTCCAGCTTCCGCTTCTCCAAGAATAGGGgtgccagatttagcaaacaaaaatatAGGATGCCGCATTAAATtcgaatttcagataaacagcaaataattttttgactctatgtcccaaatattgcatggtacatacttacactaaaaaattatttgtaaaaaaaacaaaaacaaaactactctcttttatctggcaaccctatccAGGAGGCTCAGTTAACCTAAGGACTAATCTGATCATATAATGTCAAAGAGCAACAGCAAGACCATCCCAGAGCAAAGCACAGACCCTTCATTCACCACAGAAGGAGCTACGTGATTCTTTTAACTCCATTTCCCAAACTCTCAAAGATCCAATGCTTATTTTGGCAGGGTAAGAGAATATGTGCACAGTGGAGTTGTCAACTACTATCTGCCAGGTGGAGaagtaagttttccttccatatcAAATGAAGAAGGTCAAAAATACAactagggagaaggagaagcaggcttactggGGTAAGGAATCTGACTCCTACTGCCGCAGGGCAGGCTGAAATCCCCCAGCAAAATCCCCACAAATGTGACAGCCCCGGGGTCTGGAGATCCAACATACTCCAACTTTCTTCAAGCAACTAAAAGACCTCAAAAGGCAACCAGGactgaaaatacacacacacacacacacacacacaatgtacaGAGGAGGGAGGAATAGGAAGAGAGCAAGGTAGGACACTGAGAAGAATCACACAACTCCCTGATAATGACTGGCAGAACATTTTGGTTGGGTGGCTGGTTGGTTTGTGGGGTTAACCTTCAGTGGTCTTTCCCTGAAGCAGAAGCTGACAGAAAAAAAAGGCCTCACAGAGGCCTCAGGGACATAGCTTTATGGGGGATTAATTCCACACCACCAGGCCCATAGTGCTATCATAATCTGATAGCAGATCTGACCATCGGACCCCACATCCAACGTGCTACCGTGACGAAGTGCCAAACTCATCTCCTGAGGGCAGAAGAGGAACCAGTAACAAGTCCGTGGCTGATAAACATTCCCCTCAAAGGCATAAAGAGGGAAGCATCAAAAAGAACAGGACcacattatgctttttttttttcaccacagCCTCTTTGGGATTTTCTAGTTCCTCTTAACCCAGCATCTCTCAAACTGTGCTTCCAGAGATGTTAACAGGTGTTGtgtggaaccaaaaaaaaaaaaagaaaaaagaaaagattcagtgaaataaatttgggaaatgttGCCCACTTATTAAAAGTTACAAATCCCCCCAGTAGAGGAACCAGTCCCGCTTTATTTAAATcactggttaccagagggaggtgggtgggggggccgggggaaataggtgatgggatggaggagggcacttgtgatgagcaccacgtgatgtacggaagtgttgaatcactatattgtacacctgaaactaacattacactgtatgttaactaactggaatttaaataaacacttaaaaaaaaaacccactggtTCCTGACTTACTTGACCACAGAACCTTGTCAAGGAACGTCTATTAGTATCTCCcagaactttgaaaaatgctgcTTAACCATTTTTGCAAGCATGTCTCATCTCCAGAATGGGAAGAACATGTTGACACTGGGAACACCCAGGAATCacatataaaatgattttctaaaattagtATATCGGAAAGTTTAAGGCAATGATTTGAAAACTATAGAAACTTGTCTTTCTGTGAGGCACTTACTCAATGGTAAATACAGCTAGGAAAGCTAATTTAGAGGtaaaagtcagtcagtcagtcagtctctctctctctcactctctctctctctctccccaaacttCCTCCAAAAGGTTCAGACCAAACTTCAAAGCAGCCATGTACAAACAAGGCTGTCTTTGTTCCTCCAAAAGCCCAATAACCTGGAGTCTAGGGTTTCTAGGAAAAGAGACAAATGGCTCATGCTGGCATTGTTTGTTCAATGCTATCAAAGGAATCCCTCTCATTCCCCCTTAGGTGCAGTCTCCAAGTAGCACCCCAAAAGCTATAAAAGGACACACTTCTTGGTGTTCTTCTTTGTGGCAGGGTAAAGCACAGCCCGAACAGCTTCTGAAAATACCTCGTGTACCCCATCCTGCATCAGGGCTGAACATTCTAGATACTTCACAGCCCCCACCTGCTTAGCCAGGGAAGTGCCTTGCTGAGGAGTTGTGGGCACTAGGCTCTGTTCCTTCAGCTTCTTCACTGTCTCAGTGTCATTCCGCAGGTCTCTCTTGGTACCTACCAGCAAGACAGGCACATTGGGACAATGATGGGAGACCTCGGGGTGCCACTTATGCCTCACATTGGCATACGAGGATGGGTTGccaatggaaaaacaaatgacaaagataTTGGTCTGGGGGTAGGACAGCGTTCGCAGTCGGTCATACTCCTCTTGGCCAGCTGTGTCCCACAGGTTCAGGCTGACGATCTGGCCATCCACAGATGTCTGGGCACTATAGTTGTCAAAGACAGTGGGGATATACTCCTCAGGAAAGGCATTCGTTGTGTAACTGATGAGGAGGCAGGTCTTACCTACAGCCCCATCTCCTACAACCACGCATTTGATTGTCTGCATTCTTCCGTTGGAGTCCTAagtgcaagagagaaagaaagaatgttcGCAGATGCTTGGTTCATTGGGGGAGCCTAAGCTTTATAGACATTTCTctctgaggagaaagagaggaggtaagacccccaccaccaccaccactgcccatCCCCTTAACACCACAGAAGAGTCAGCTGGAAAAGACTATATAGGGCAAGAGTTCTTACCGTGGAGTCCATGGACTGCTAGAGGATAAACTTCAGTAGGTCCTAGAAGCCGCCTCTGAAGTATGCAATATTATGTGCATGTACATAAGTGAATTTTTCTGGAAAGAAGATCCAAAACTGTCAACAGGTTGTCAAAAAGGGCTGTCAGcccaaaaagattaaaaaccatTCATATATATAGGTATTTGTTACATTTTTGCCAGGAGGTCTGGCATCTATCAGAGGTGCTAAAatatagtgggtgctcaataaatggaaactaatttttaaaatgccattgatgttggggcacctggctggcacagtcagttaggcgtccaactctcggttttggctcaggtcgtgatctcagggtcatgggatcgagccctgcattgcgctctgtgctcagcacggagtctgcttgagattctctctccctctccctctgcccctcccacatgcacatgttctctctctctctctctcaaataaataaataaatctttaaaaaaacacattgatgTAGAAGGAGGTTCTAAAGgttgaaacaaaagaaatatagcTCTTACTTTGGGTCTATGGCTATAGACTCAGCAAAGAAACCTCTGTTCCTGACAGTGACGTCATAAACTTGGAGAAAGGTAGGCCAGTCAGACTTAGCCATCCAGAGGAGGAGTTAAGAGTCCAGGCTCTGATGTCAGACCACCTGGAGTCCAAAACcagtcctttctttttctaagctTTGTCAGCTTGGGCAGGCTTTTCACCCGTGGCTTACATGAAAGAATGTTTGTGTGGTACTTATTAGTGCCTGCCAGATAGAAAGTACTCATTAAGTATTAGAAACTACTACGACTTCATAATAATTCTTCTGTTCTGGGGAAGGCAAAAGTTCTGTAATGTCATTACAATGCTAGACAAACCAGGGACCTCATCCCCTCCCACCTTATCTGAGCAAAACCATTGGTCAT from Neomonachus schauinslandi chromosome X, ASM220157v2, whole genome shotgun sequence encodes the following:
- the LOC110572224 gene encoding rho-related GTP-binding protein RhoG-like — encoded protein: MDSTDSNGRMQTIKCVVVGDGAVGKTCLLISYTTNAFPEEYIPTVFDNYSAQTSVDGQIVSLNLWDTAGQEEYDRLRTLSYPQTNIFVICFSIGNPSSYANVRHKWHPEVSHHCPNVPVLLVGTKRDLRNDTETVKKLKEQSLVPTTPQQGTSLAKQVGAVKYLECSALMQDGVHEVFSEAVRAVLYPATKKNTKKCVLL